In Streptomyces longhuiensis, the following proteins share a genomic window:
- a CDS encoding FUSC family protein — protein MTTARSIPRLAGRLRTKRADHVVHGAKTLIATLLAWGMVAPWSAGGRPYMAVATALLMVNASTVYQSVTKAAQNVLARLAGLVLALVAARLLGPTAGAVAVIAVIAVLAGPRRTAEDRLQIASTAVIALAATTADPMGSLWAPVLQTLAGAAVGIAVNALVLPPLYLNESGSAVRDLARSMGTLLHDMGVGLSGRQLNSKAHNWLHQARNLDERLTRAEEQVRQADESLRWNTRCVAHARRNETAFSDSDTFRALRGVSIQVRGIARTLADSAHDHHADHHLGHQFLDRYAETLQLAGAAVQTFAESTPATGAPDTSPRERLRGAIDGTLAWHDTMTDMIARGALTKPGAWHVYGSLMTDAERLLADLDCTGAR, from the coding sequence GTGACGACAGCAAGGTCGATACCCCGCCTCGCCGGCCGGCTCCGCACCAAGCGGGCGGACCATGTGGTTCACGGCGCCAAAACCCTCATCGCGACCCTGCTCGCCTGGGGCATGGTGGCCCCTTGGTCCGCCGGGGGGCGCCCCTACATGGCGGTAGCCACGGCGCTGCTCATGGTCAACGCATCCACGGTCTACCAGTCCGTGACCAAGGCGGCGCAGAATGTACTGGCGAGACTCGCCGGGCTCGTCCTCGCCCTCGTGGCGGCCCGACTGCTGGGACCGACCGCGGGCGCCGTCGCGGTCATTGCGGTCATCGCGGTCCTGGCAGGCCCTCGCCGCACCGCTGAGGACCGTCTCCAGATCGCCTCCACGGCAGTCATCGCGCTGGCTGCCACCACGGCCGATCCCATGGGCAGTCTTTGGGCCCCCGTGCTCCAGACGCTCGCCGGTGCGGCCGTGGGCATCGCGGTGAACGCCCTCGTCCTGCCGCCGCTCTACTTGAACGAGTCCGGTTCCGCCGTACGCGACCTCGCCCGCTCCATGGGAACGCTGCTGCATGACATGGGTGTCGGCCTGTCCGGGCGGCAGCTCAACTCGAAGGCCCACAACTGGCTGCACCAGGCGCGCAACCTGGACGAGCGCCTCACTCGCGCAGAGGAGCAGGTGCGGCAGGCTGATGAGAGCCTGCGCTGGAACACACGCTGTGTCGCGCACGCGCGGCGCAACGAGACGGCCTTCAGCGACAGCGACACATTCAGGGCCTTGCGTGGCGTGTCGATCCAGGTACGCGGAATCGCACGGACCCTCGCCGACAGCGCGCACGACCACCACGCCGATCACCACCTGGGGCACCAGTTCCTCGACCGGTACGCCGAAACCCTCCAGCTGGCAGGGGCGGCCGTCCAGACATTCGCCGAATCCACCCCGGCGACCGGGGCGCCGGACACATCCCCTCGCGAACGCTTGCGCGGAGCGATCGACGGCACGCTGGCCTGGCACGACACCATGACCGACATGATCGCCCGGGGCGCCCTCACTAAACCGGGTGCCTGGCACGTCTACGGCTCCCTCATGACCGACGCGGAAAGACTGCTGGCCGACCTCGACTGCACGGGCGCACGCTGA
- a CDS encoding winged helix DNA-binding domain-containing protein, producing MSLTARQLALATLDRQLLLERRRLDVAEAVRRVCALQAQAPASPYLALWNRVQDFAPENLDAAFAQGRIVKATLMRITLHVVHAEDYEPYRAAMLSTLRASRLYDRRFTATGLTPDDADALLPELAGFLKRPRTGAQVEDEVTGRHGEHSHRVWWALRTFAPVHHAPTGGPWSFTQPNTYRASPAAPAAAPQEADAGVQRLLLAYLRAFGPASAQDFARFTLLTRTAISKALHELGDQVVQVAGPGRAALFDLPGATVPADDTPAPPRLLPMWDSTLLAHAVPGRLMPPEYRPLTVRRNGDVLPCLLVDGQVAGVWRAVDSGLELTAFRKLGAVAWQGLTEEAEKLSALLANRDPAAYRRYGHWWDKGFPHVERMIVKR from the coding sequence ATGAGCCTCACCGCGCGACAGCTCGCCCTGGCTACCTTGGACCGTCAGCTCTTGCTCGAGCGCCGGCGCCTCGATGTGGCAGAGGCGGTTCGGCGGGTCTGCGCTCTGCAGGCGCAGGCACCCGCGTCGCCGTACCTGGCTCTTTGGAACCGTGTGCAGGACTTCGCGCCCGAGAATCTCGACGCAGCGTTCGCGCAGGGTCGGATCGTGAAGGCAACCCTCATGCGGATCACGCTGCACGTCGTCCATGCCGAGGACTACGAGCCCTACCGCGCTGCCATGCTGAGCACTCTGCGGGCGTCACGGCTGTACGACCGCCGCTTCACCGCAACAGGGCTGACTCCCGACGACGCCGACGCGCTGCTCCCAGAGCTCGCCGGGTTCCTGAAGCGGCCTCGCACCGGCGCCCAGGTAGAGGACGAGGTCACGGGAAGGCACGGCGAGCACTCACACCGCGTGTGGTGGGCGCTGCGCACGTTCGCGCCGGTGCATCATGCGCCGACCGGCGGCCCGTGGTCGTTCACGCAGCCCAACACCTACCGCGCCTCCCCGGCGGCCCCTGCGGCCGCGCCACAGGAAGCCGACGCTGGGGTCCAACGCCTGCTTCTCGCCTACCTGCGCGCGTTCGGGCCCGCGTCGGCCCAGGACTTCGCCCGGTTCACCCTGTTGACTCGCACCGCCATATCCAAGGCGCTGCATGAGCTCGGCGACCAGGTGGTACAAGTGGCAGGCCCCGGCCGCGCCGCCCTGTTCGACCTGCCTGGCGCTACAGTGCCCGCCGATGACACCCCGGCGCCGCCGAGGCTGCTGCCGATGTGGGACAGCACGCTCCTGGCTCACGCCGTCCCCGGGCGGCTCATGCCCCCGGAGTACCGGCCCCTGACCGTCCGGCGTAACGGCGATGTGCTGCCCTGCCTGCTCGTCGACGGCCAGGTCGCCGGAGTATGGCGCGCGGTCGACAGCGGGCTGGAACTGACCGCCTTCCGTAAGCTCGGCGCGGTTGCGTGGCAAGGTCTGACCGAGGAGGCGGAAAAGCTGTCAGCGCTGCTCGCCAACCGCGATCCAGCTGCCTACCGGCGCTACGGACACTGGTGGGACAAGGGGTTTCCCCACGTCGAGAGGATGATCGTCAAAAGGTGA
- a CDS encoding SpoIIE family protein phosphatase codes for MSAARDTAGHLGGGMGDAVLRALFTKSPVGLLVFDTGLRIVHMNIAARNVRAFPVEEFLGFTLAEALQGFNRERAAAVEVLAREVLESGTPRRDVQVTARSRHAPYREFALSTSWFQLSNERGQVLGVAASITDVTERHKAQARLVLLEGASARIGTTLDVFRTAQDLADATVPDFADTTTVDLLDPVLRGEALEPGPQIEHIELRRGGWHSMRSIEDPHGPVAGEVSGLPAGSPYRDALADLRPRLIKRLDPHAAWLQSDPLLHRLLGEVQVHSMIVVPLHARGLVLGLACFYRWRSPDAYADDDRVLAQQLATRTALCLDNARLYSHGRAAALILQMRHRPAGTPVHSAVESAYSYPAPRSGSGWTDVIALPGARVALVAGNVQGDGLPAVAAMGELRAAIGALALMDLPPDELLERLHELVTWLSGQQSPSTHDRSPTAALNATCTYAIYDPTTRHCTIATAGHPQPLLVLPNGTLEIADAPSGPALGQGRPAYQATEHTLPEGTHLILTSTHVPGHLAQSTTRTLDQIQGLFPPGTRSLQASCDTLLRTPIAQNCAVLLLVKTRALGPDRLASWTLQPSPESVAQARKYATAQLAAWDLEDLTSTTELVVSELVTNAVRYSDGPIGLRLIRDRTLTCEVSDTSSTVPQLRRADDSDEGGRGLFITGEITEHWGTRPTRHGKIIWAEQTLPQPTPAQAPAPGH; via the coding sequence GTGAGCGCTGCGCGGGATACTGCGGGTCACCTCGGTGGCGGCATGGGGGACGCGGTCCTGAGGGCCCTGTTCACCAAGTCTCCGGTCGGCCTGCTGGTGTTCGACACCGGGCTGCGCATCGTGCACATGAACATTGCCGCGCGCAACGTCCGGGCTTTCCCGGTCGAGGAGTTCCTCGGCTTCACGCTCGCGGAGGCGTTGCAGGGCTTCAACCGGGAGCGGGCCGCGGCTGTTGAGGTTCTGGCGCGTGAAGTACTCGAGAGCGGTACGCCCCGGCGCGATGTCCAGGTGACGGCGCGCTCCCGCCACGCGCCGTACCGTGAGTTCGCTCTCTCAACGTCCTGGTTCCAGCTGAGCAACGAACGGGGCCAGGTCCTGGGAGTGGCCGCGTCGATCACGGATGTCACCGAGCGGCACAAGGCTCAGGCGCGGCTGGTTCTGCTGGAAGGGGCCAGTGCCCGGATCGGTACGACGCTGGATGTCTTCCGCACCGCGCAGGACCTTGCCGATGCGACCGTCCCGGATTTCGCCGACACCACCACGGTCGATCTCCTGGACCCGGTACTGCGCGGTGAGGCTCTGGAACCCGGACCGCAGATCGAGCACATCGAGCTGCGGCGCGGGGGCTGGCACTCGATGCGCAGCATCGAGGATCCACACGGCCCCGTGGCCGGGGAAGTGAGCGGTCTTCCCGCCGGATCGCCCTACCGTGACGCCCTGGCGGACCTTCGTCCCCGGCTGATCAAGAGGCTCGATCCGCATGCCGCCTGGCTGCAGAGCGATCCTCTTCTCCACCGGCTGCTGGGGGAAGTCCAGGTCCACTCGATGATCGTGGTTCCGCTGCACGCCCGGGGCCTCGTCCTCGGTCTGGCCTGCTTCTACCGCTGGCGCTCCCCGGACGCGTACGCGGACGACGACCGGGTCCTGGCACAGCAACTGGCCACCCGCACCGCCCTGTGCCTGGACAACGCCCGGCTGTACAGCCACGGCCGCGCGGCTGCCCTCATTCTCCAGATGAGACACAGACCGGCCGGAACCCCGGTCCACAGCGCCGTGGAGAGCGCATACAGCTACCCGGCCCCCCGCTCCGGCAGCGGCTGGACCGATGTCATCGCGCTGCCCGGCGCCCGCGTCGCGCTGGTGGCCGGCAACGTCCAGGGCGACGGCCTCCCCGCCGTCGCCGCCATGGGCGAACTGCGGGCCGCCATCGGAGCCCTGGCTTTGATGGACCTGCCACCGGACGAACTGCTGGAGCGCCTGCATGAGCTCGTCACCTGGCTCAGCGGACAGCAGAGCCCCTCCACACACGACAGGTCCCCCACCGCGGCCCTGAACGCCACCTGCACCTATGCCATCTACGACCCCACCACCCGGCACTGCACAATCGCCACCGCCGGCCACCCGCAACCGCTCCTCGTCCTGCCCAACGGCACGCTGGAGATCGCCGACGCCCCGTCCGGACCGGCACTGGGACAGGGACGACCCGCCTACCAGGCGACCGAACACACACTCCCCGAAGGCACCCACCTCATCCTGACCAGCACCCACGTCCCGGGCCATCTGGCCCAGAGCACCACACGGACACTGGACCAGATCCAGGGCCTCTTCCCACCCGGCACCCGCTCACTCCAGGCGAGTTGCGACACCCTCCTGCGCACCCCGATCGCTCAGAACTGCGCGGTGCTGCTCCTCGTCAAAACCCGCGCCCTCGGCCCCGACCGACTGGCGTCCTGGACCCTGCAGCCCTCCCCCGAATCCGTGGCCCAGGCACGTAAATATGCGACCGCCCAGCTCGCCGCCTGGGACCTCGAAGACCTCACCTCCACCACCGAACTGGTCGTCAGCGAACTGGTCACCAACGCCGTCCGCTACTCCGACGGACCCATCGGACTCCGCCTGATCCGAGACCGGACACTCACCTGCGAAGTCTCCGACACCAGCAGCACAGTCCCGCAACTACGGCGTGCCGACGACAGCGACGAAGGCGGCCGCGGCCTGTTCATCACCGGAGAAATCACCGAGCACTGGGGCACCCGCCCCACCCGACACGGAAAAATCATCTGGGCCGAACAAACCCTGCCCCAACCCACCCCCGCCCAGGCCCCCGCTCCCGGCCACTGA
- a CDS encoding helix-turn-helix domain-containing protein, with the protein MSAEQRSLEQPSPGWPAGWHCAAVARVPDLAGALVRAAVLADRRAGASWAQIGAGLGISAEAARSRFGRTRSAEPAGGG; encoded by the coding sequence ATGAGCGCCGAGCAGCGCTCCCTGGAGCAGCCTTCGCCGGGCTGGCCGGCGGGGTGGCACTGTGCCGCGGTAGCCCGGGTTCCTGATCTGGCCGGAGCGCTGGTCCGGGCGGCGGTGCTGGCGGACCGGCGCGCCGGGGCCAGCTGGGCGCAGATCGGTGCGGGGCTGGGCATCAGTGCCGAGGCGGCGCGCAGCCGCTTCGGGCGCACCCGCAGTGCTGAGCCGGCCGGGGGCGGGTGA
- a CDS encoding multicopper oxidase family protein — protein sequence MGQGGGIGRRSALKAISFAGIAAAPGAALSGRRTAPRSAPFPQPTVVVSRPGPISASCVLDQILGVRFTDVAIPGHGSVTTRTYNGTIPGPTLRLRGGDTLRLTHVNGLPPNPPHLGGHNTPHHANSFNVHTHGMHVSPSGHADNVLREFAPRTASEAAADAAEPQYTTTIHVPADHPAGTYWYHPHLHGATAEQIVGGMAGVIVVEGDVDEVPEIKAAADVVVCINELKLKAGKVPAFTSGDWVMGVPSVFTVNGTVNPTITLRQGEVQRWRLVAATAFTALRLTVTGGSGAMTVHQIAQDGVTFGAPVARETVELAMGNRADVLIRGTLPGRYELRAEAVPGPLMTIEVTGRPVEPAMELPASLPPGRPFLDENDIINPDADREVVFHADPGAFTGAFPNAFRMLGTHATPAADPDGDLTRDSAYGLFDPEYTNHTLRLDTVERWTVRTEETMPKFNHPFHLHTNQILLTHRNGKRLDPPIWHDTIGLAGGTPGQSITFLVKYEHFTGRAIAHCHQLHHEDLGMMQTISYVPNRNLSAGSNSLASRQRS from the coding sequence ATGGGACAAGGCGGCGGAATCGGCCGGCGTTCGGCACTCAAGGCCATCTCCTTCGCCGGCATCGCGGCCGCGCCGGGCGCAGCCCTGAGCGGACGACGCACGGCGCCGCGATCCGCGCCGTTTCCTCAACCGACCGTGGTGGTCTCGCGGCCTGGGCCGATCTCTGCCTCGTGCGTTCTCGACCAAATCCTCGGTGTCCGCTTCACGGACGTCGCCATCCCCGGCCACGGCTCTGTCACCACGCGCACCTACAACGGGACGATCCCGGGGCCAACCCTGCGCCTGCGCGGCGGGGACACCCTGCGGCTGACTCACGTCAACGGGCTGCCGCCCAACCCGCCCCACCTGGGCGGCCACAACACGCCGCACCACGCCAACAGCTTCAACGTGCACACCCACGGGATGCACGTCTCCCCATCCGGGCACGCCGACAACGTCCTGCGCGAGTTCGCACCGCGCACCGCCAGCGAAGCTGCAGCCGACGCCGCAGAACCGCAGTACACGACGACCATCCACGTCCCGGCCGACCACCCCGCCGGCACCTACTGGTACCACCCACACCTGCACGGAGCCACCGCCGAGCAGATCGTCGGCGGCATGGCCGGGGTGATCGTCGTCGAAGGCGACGTCGACGAGGTCCCGGAGATCAAGGCGGCCGCCGATGTCGTCGTCTGTATCAACGAACTCAAGCTCAAGGCCGGCAAGGTCCCCGCCTTCACCTCAGGTGACTGGGTGATGGGCGTCCCGTCCGTCTTCACCGTCAACGGCACGGTCAACCCCACCATCACTCTGCGCCAGGGCGAGGTCCAGCGGTGGCGGCTGGTGGCCGCGACCGCATTCACTGCCCTTCGGCTCACGGTCACCGGGGGCAGCGGCGCCATGACGGTGCACCAGATCGCCCAAGACGGTGTCACCTTCGGTGCACCGGTCGCGCGGGAGACGGTGGAGCTGGCCATGGGCAACCGTGCCGACGTCCTGATCCGTGGCACTCTGCCCGGCAGGTACGAACTTCGGGCCGAGGCGGTCCCCGGACCGCTGATGACGATCGAGGTGACGGGCCGGCCTGTCGAACCGGCCATGGAGCTGCCCGCGTCCCTGCCCCCAGGCAGGCCATTCCTCGACGAGAACGACATCATCAACCCCGACGCTGACCGGGAAGTCGTCTTCCACGCCGACCCCGGCGCCTTCACAGGGGCATTCCCCAACGCCTTCCGCATGCTGGGCACCCACGCAACCCCCGCAGCCGACCCGGACGGCGACCTCACCCGCGACTCGGCCTACGGGCTGTTCGACCCCGAGTACACCAACCACACACTTCGGCTCGACACCGTGGAACGATGGACCGTCCGCACCGAAGAGACCATGCCGAAGTTCAACCATCCGTTCCACCTCCACACCAACCAGATCCTCCTCACCCATCGGAACGGCAAACGGCTGGACCCGCCCATCTGGCACGACACCATCGGCCTGGCTGGCGGCACACCGGGCCAATCCATCACCTTCCTCGTCAAGTACGAGCACTTCACCGGCCGCGCCATCGCCCACTGCCACCAACTCCACCACGAAGACCTCGGCATGATGCAGACCATCAGCTACGTCCCAAACCGAAACCTCAGTGCAGGCAGCAACTCACTGGCCTCACGCCAAAGAAGTTGA
- a CDS encoding SMI1/KNR4 family protein, with the protein MNQQHAREAEKVRQAWGRVTRWLERHAPRSAAALGEPAGPKMISEAEGRLGVSFPQQMWTWLLTHNGVRRKEDHFGGSSEARANCFLPSGWHLLSVEEIVAVYEWRTSMAAMQPSPHPTPECLGWHRNWIPFAVESDWLYGRFVDASTGVLGSWSDGDLNELGTHDDLAEYFHDLADEMRLYGKVEDGELAW; encoded by the coding sequence ATGAACCAGCAGCATGCGCGCGAAGCGGAGAAAGTCCGACAGGCGTGGGGGCGCGTCACACGGTGGCTGGAGCGCCATGCCCCGAGGAGCGCCGCTGCCCTTGGTGAGCCCGCAGGTCCGAAGATGATCAGTGAGGCCGAAGGCCGCCTCGGCGTGAGTTTCCCGCAGCAGATGTGGACCTGGCTTCTGACCCACAATGGCGTACGGAGGAAGGAGGATCACTTTGGCGGCAGCTCTGAGGCCCGTGCGAACTGCTTCCTCCCCTCCGGCTGGCACCTGCTTTCCGTCGAAGAGATCGTGGCGGTGTATGAGTGGCGCACCTCGATGGCGGCCATGCAACCGTCGCCCCACCCAACCCCCGAGTGCCTCGGCTGGCACCGGAACTGGATCCCCTTCGCCGTCGAAAGCGACTGGCTCTACGGCCGGTTCGTCGACGCCAGCACCGGCGTGCTCGGAAGCTGGAGCGACGGCGACCTGAACGAGCTGGGGACGCACGACGACCTCGCGGAGTACTTCCACGACCTCGCGGACGAGATGCGCCTGTACGGCAAGGTCGAGGACGGCGAGCTTGCCTGGTAG
- a CDS encoding transposase, translating into MPPRLQLPHGAIALTVLSVEGACWARIEPVLPPWPERSPGPKPVPDRLCLHGILWVLHQNMAWQLLPLELRFGSGQMCWRCLERWQKSGVFE; encoded by the coding sequence ATGCCACCTCGGCTTCAGCTCCCGCACGGAGCAATTGCTTTGACAGTCCTGTCAGTTGAAGGCGCCTGCTGGGCACGGATCGAACCGGTGCTGCCGCCATGGCCCGAACGGTCGCCAGGGCCGAAGCCGGTGCCCGACCGGCTGTGTCTGCACGGCATCCTGTGGGTCCTGCACCAGAACATGGCTTGGCAACTCCTGCCCTTGGAGCTGAGGTTCGGCTCCGGACAGATGTGCTGGCGGTGCTTGGAGCGCTGGCAGAAGTCGGGCGTCTTCGAGTAA
- a CDS encoding LysR family transcriptional regulator, translating to MSELEVRELRYFIAVAEELNFSRAAQRLGMAQPPLSKAIAQMESRLGVRLLERTTRRVRLTNAGQVLLGQARIAVDAVHAAARRARRAGQPTPQLVVAVKPGGDAGLLRDILAAYRRTGSHLPPPEVVVGGSGEPIAMLRDGRADVALLRSPFDGQGLDSQTLVIEPRLAVLPAAHRLAGRRRLRLSDLKGEAIPRWKGAAPSTTAYFTGYDGAEAGDAHSGLAPADPPEGPLVASVEQLLEVVALGQAVAFLARSTTERHQRPDIAYRPVTGLSPSAVMVAWPETSRSAAVAAFVQAAHDVATDDPDYMTALA from the coding sequence ATGAGTGAGCTTGAGGTGCGGGAGCTGAGGTACTTCATCGCGGTCGCCGAGGAACTGAACTTCAGCCGGGCCGCGCAACGCCTGGGGATGGCGCAGCCTCCGCTGTCGAAGGCGATCGCTCAGATGGAGTCCCGGCTCGGGGTACGCCTGCTGGAGCGCACCACCCGGCGGGTGAGGCTGACCAACGCCGGTCAGGTGCTGCTCGGCCAGGCCCGGATCGCGGTCGACGCGGTGCACGCGGCGGCCCGGCGAGCACGCCGGGCCGGTCAGCCGACACCGCAGCTCGTCGTGGCGGTCAAACCGGGAGGCGATGCCGGGCTGCTGCGGGACATCCTCGCCGCCTACCGGAGAACTGGTTCGCATCTGCCGCCGCCTGAAGTCGTCGTCGGCGGCAGCGGAGAGCCGATCGCCATGCTGCGGGACGGCCGTGCCGACGTAGCGCTGCTGCGCAGCCCGTTCGACGGTCAAGGGCTGGATTCCCAGACACTCGTGATCGAGCCGCGACTGGCCGTCCTCCCCGCCGCGCACCGCCTGGCCGGACGCCGGCGACTGCGGCTGAGCGACCTCAAGGGCGAAGCGATCCCGCGCTGGAAGGGGGCCGCGCCCTCCACCACCGCCTACTTCACCGGATACGACGGCGCAGAAGCAGGCGATGCCCACAGTGGCTTGGCGCCGGCTGACCCTCCTGAGGGGCCGCTCGTGGCCAGCGTCGAGCAACTCCTGGAGGTGGTCGCGCTGGGGCAGGCGGTGGCGTTCCTGGCACGCTCCACCACCGAGCGGCACCAGCGCCCGGACATCGCATACCGGCCGGTCACCGGCCTCAGCCCCAGCGCGGTCATGGTCGCCTGGCCGGAGACCTCGCGATCCGCAGCCGTTGCCGCCTTCGTCCAAGCCGCCCACGACGTCGCCACCGACGACCCTGACTACATGACCGCACTGGCCTGA
- a CDS encoding STAS domain-containing protein — protein sequence MTSGIGKVRLDQRERVAVITPFGDVDLHDLADVVEVFAQVLSDTSTDATLLDLSEVTFADSTFLNQLIRTLSDHTSIARPLVLTGPLQSEVRRLLQITGTDTILPLADTAHEGLQQLRAVDTSATRGQTPAAGI from the coding sequence ATGACATCAGGCATCGGGAAAGTGCGTCTTGATCAGCGGGAACGTGTAGCGGTGATCACGCCGTTCGGTGACGTGGACCTGCACGATCTCGCCGACGTTGTGGAAGTCTTCGCACAGGTACTGTCCGACACGTCGACGGACGCAACGCTCCTCGATCTGTCGGAAGTGACCTTCGCCGACAGCACCTTCCTCAACCAGCTGATCCGGACGCTCTCCGACCACACCTCGATTGCCAGGCCGCTCGTCCTGACCGGGCCCCTGCAGTCGGAAGTGCGACGACTGCTGCAAATCACCGGGACCGACACCATCCTGCCCCTCGCCGACACTGCACACGAGGGACTGCAGCAACTCCGCGCAGTCGATACGTCCGCAACGAGGGGTCAAACACCCGCCGCTGGCATCTGA
- a CDS encoding STAS domain-containing protein, which yields MDALTGSAGQRLVLDLTGLDDCDSSGISALLSARSLAIDQGGGIGLAARGAHQHHPHLGHRRSGPSFHHPPRTPRQPPPAVP from the coding sequence GTGGACGCCCTCACCGGTTCCGCAGGCCAACGATTGGTCCTGGATTTGACCGGCCTGGACGACTGCGACTCCAGCGGGATCAGCGCTCTGCTGTCGGCCAGGAGCCTGGCCATCGATCAAGGCGGTGGCATAGGCCTGGCCGCCCGCGGTGCCCACCAACACCACCCGCATCTTGGGCATCGTCGGTCTGGACCAAGCTTTCACCATCCCCCCCGGACGCCGCGACAGCCACCGCCAGCAGTTCCGTGA
- a CDS encoding SDR family oxidoreductase yields MTTSRKTALITGANKGIGKETARRLAALGITVLIGARNAERGEAATEELRAGGADVRFLPLDVTDETSVQAAAKHIDATFGRLDILVNNAAIAAAPQKPSETPAATVRQVYETNVFGVIAVTHAMLPLLRRSAAARIVNMSSELGSLTHFADPGSPWSAYTSILLPYCTSKSALNAITVLYANELRAEGILVNAVSPGYCATDLNRHTGIRTAEEGAALAVDLATAGEDGPTGAFLAEDGPIPW; encoded by the coding sequence ATGACGACTTCGCGAAAGACTGCTCTGATCACCGGCGCGAACAAGGGCATCGGCAAGGAAACGGCGCGCAGGCTCGCAGCCCTCGGCATCACCGTGCTGATCGGCGCCCGCAACGCCGAGCGTGGCGAGGCGGCGACCGAGGAGCTTCGCGCGGGCGGCGCCGACGTACGGTTCCTTCCGCTGGACGTCACCGACGAGACCTCGGTCCAGGCCGCCGCCAAGCACATCGACGCCACGTTCGGCCGCCTCGACATCCTCGTCAACAACGCCGCGATCGCCGCCGCACCGCAAAAGCCGAGTGAAACCCCCGCCGCTACCGTCCGGCAGGTCTACGAGACCAACGTGTTCGGCGTCATCGCGGTGACCCACGCCATGCTCCCCCTGCTCCGCCGCTCCGCCGCCGCACGCATCGTCAACATGTCCAGCGAACTCGGCTCCCTCACCCACTTCGCCGACCCGGGCAGCCCGTGGTCCGCCTACACCTCGATCCTCCTCCCCTACTGCACCTCGAAGAGCGCGCTGAACGCGATCACCGTGCTCTACGCCAATGAACTGCGCGCCGAAGGGATCCTGGTCAACGCGGTGAGTCCCGGCTACTGCGCGACCGACCTCAACCGCCACACCGGGATACGCACGGCGGAGGAGGGCGCGGCCTTGGCGGTTGACCTGGCGACGGCGGGCGAGGACGGCCCGACGGGCGCCTTCTTGGCCGAGGACGGGCCGATTCCCTGGTGA
- a CDS encoding phosphotransferase family protein — MDEVKVVVAHSERATLRVGDVFFKVDADQARIDAEVEAMSLAPVPTPEILWRKPSVLAIAALPGTTLGRLGGPSTGSPAAWAAAGAAIRKLHDAPLPPRPGRAGRSIVALTAELDDECELLVANGVLPADLVTRNRQVAEAAFRPWTPAFTHGDLQIAHVFVDGGEVTGIIDWSEAGQGDALYDLATFTLGHEKHLDDVIAGYGTDVDLDVIHAWWSLRSLLVVRWLIEHGFDPFAPGCEVDVLRSRM; from the coding sequence ATGGATGAAGTCAAAGTCGTCGTCGCCCATTCCGAGCGCGCGACTCTGCGCGTCGGTGACGTGTTCTTCAAGGTGGACGCCGATCAGGCGCGCATCGACGCCGAGGTCGAGGCGATGTCCCTCGCGCCGGTCCCGACCCCGGAGATCCTGTGGCGCAAGCCGTCCGTGCTCGCGATCGCCGCGCTCCCAGGGACGACGCTGGGGCGCCTCGGCGGGCCATCGACCGGATCGCCGGCGGCGTGGGCCGCTGCGGGCGCCGCCATCCGGAAGCTGCACGACGCGCCACTGCCGCCCCGGCCGGGCCGGGCCGGGCGGAGCATCGTCGCGCTGACGGCGGAACTCGACGACGAGTGCGAGTTGCTCGTGGCGAACGGTGTCCTGCCCGCTGACCTGGTCACCCGCAACCGCCAGGTCGCCGAGGCCGCGTTCCGGCCGTGGACTCCGGCGTTCACTCACGGCGACCTGCAGATCGCGCACGTCTTTGTCGACGGCGGCGAGGTCACCGGCATCATCGACTGGTCCGAGGCGGGCCAGGGAGATGCCCTGTACGACCTCGCCACCTTCACGCTCGGACACGAGAAGCACCTCGACGACGTCATCGCCGGCTATGGCACCGACGTCGACCTCGACGTGATTCACGCGTGGTGGTCGTTGCGAAGCCTGCTGGTAGTTCGCTGGCTGATCGAGCACGGTTTCGACCCCTTCGCGCCGGGTTGTGAGGTCGACGTGCTGAGATCCCGGATGTGA